One genomic window of Ciona intestinalis chromosome 7, KH, whole genome shotgun sequence includes the following:
- the LOC101242550 gene encoding neurotensin receptor type 1-like — MTTTMDMVSLNLTVSTMATIQDDNFPSYTSNIVISGVIGTLLLIGALGSFSTMLVILINRSLHTKANFFIFSLCVSDLISAFVCSPLWLYRRTWGFDRWQWGEFLCKFYWVVDYATNYVTSMHIVAFAILRFVAIKRPFLAMKISKRTTLVFICVLWVVAILSALPLYFLMGVDFERSSRDVGSAWPSCSIDSRDGCCTNQYKIYIDILNSLMFFVPDILLIVISLMIARSLIARDRFLQRYTSSVRSNKAVLKEQVSKVSTISSSNFNIPDLITNHSAVADATSITDSDIEKADTSDARCHQQVTDVSYSNSSRRRPVQQPENDMLMYHEIGTFVQLGLIVVCFMIGYLPQTVYLMYSTNTPKELNTYYSDYWFGVFSYLCVRLSECMNPVMYNMGSSNIRGETVKLWRKVFCCN, encoded by the exons acgATAACTTCCCTTCTTACACGTCCAACATTGTGATTTCTGGCGTCATCGGTACATTACTTCTAATCGGGGCTCTTGGCAGCTTTTCCACGATGCTCGTAATTCTCATCAATAGAAGTTTACATACTAAAGCAAATTTCTTCATATTCAGTCTCTGTGTCTCGGACCTCATCTCTGCATTCGTGTGTTCCCCACTATGGTTGTATAGGAGGACATGGGGGTTTGATAGATGGCAATGGGGAGAGTTTCTAT GTAAATTTTACTGGGTCGTGGATTACGCTACTAACTACGTTACGTCGATGCATATCGTCGCTTTTGCTATTTTGCGCTTTGTTGCCATCAAGCGGCCGTTTTTAGCAATGAAGATCTCAAAACGAACAACGTTGGTTTTCATTTGCGTGCTCTGGGTGGTAGCTATCTTATCAGCGTTGCCGCTTTACTTTTTAATGGGGGTGGACTTTGAAAGAT CGTCCCGAGACGTGGGTAGTGCATGGCCGTCATGCTCCATCGACAGCAGAGATGGATGCTGTACCAATCAATACAAGATATACATCGACATCTTAAATTCGCTCATGTTTTTTGTCCCCGACATCTTGCTCATTGTTATTTCGCTGATGATCGCAAGGTCTTTAATAGCACGAGACAG GTTTCTGCAGCGTTATACCTCTAGCGTGCGTTCCAACAAAGCAGTGCTGAAGGAACAGGTCTCTAAAGTCTCCACAATATCCTCAAGCAACTTTAACATCCCTGACTTAATAACCAACCACTCTGCCGTAGCTGATGCAACCAGTATTACGGACAGTGACATTGAGAAGGCAGACACCAGCGATGCGCGATGTCACCAGCAAGTAACTGACGTGTCTTACAGCAACAGCAGCCGAAGAAGGCCAGTTCAGCAGCCTGAAAACGACATGTTAATGTACCATGAGATAGGTACCTTTGTCCAACTTGGTTTAATCGTAGTTTGCTTTATGATTGGGTATTTGCCTCAAACTGTGTACCTAATGTATTCAACGAACACTCCAAAAGAGTTGAACACGTACTACAGCGATTACTGGTTCGGTGTTTTTTCCTACCTATGCGTACGCCTGAGCGAATGCATGAACCCTGTTATGTATAATATGGGCTCCAGTAATATTAGAGGCGAAACTGTCAAACTTTGGCGGAAGGTGTTTTGTTGTAATTGA
- the LOC100179362 gene encoding exocyst complex component 8-like yields MDGTKTLPKMSTSLAKSLSQRNFDADKFAKSISAQSDGDKDLQENRQRVHALGEDTAQILKKQVYHNYQQFIDTAKEISFLEGEMFQLNHILTEQKNLMDTMTTIFASKAKDDSSKEDSSKRKAEDKALEQKKAMSALRDKMEGCANIIDAPGRYLVHDGDVSELDTDSFNQISKIHLFLFNDSLMVTTWVGTRRGNAVAGKYKYQVLIPIDTLAIVNARDVGPVKNAFNVLVLPESRMFQCENSKEKREWLEIMDSTKRKHLADREKPPEPDTPTTPMSPTKIFNPFMEMDKEDTGSPEKRNEKLPKVIVGDPHLNEEWIVEMPEDLDVFIAQRNFEQAVEVILKTKEFLSDIRDCPAKVEVGEQLHNRTTQLVDVLSRELKSSPDRSLRGGPRVVRRPVVLLIRLHETSKACSLFLSNRSSAVTFAIRQLRTEGSLSLYISKLCKVFFNNLEETAREFNQAFTDIKGCYSSFVVWSRNELTSFVDTFSQQVFGRNADISEVAECVQNAQSHCERLHNLGLDLSFLLNNLLLPHIQSSLRDHKQKIIDATKLRNSEELWRPSNLGTPQATERLVGEMLQLGLKSFVDYCYDGCFSRLTGSTLAFTRAILTHVDSAVKMMLPDLQKSIVEGTAEVVMSYTEFTLGCVQSETERPDKAKLIKENAKFVADSLLPLVEMKIQKRIKQSPRQLNALRKEFASKISSK; encoded by the exons ATGGACGGGACAAAAACACTTCCAAAAATGTCGACATCTTTGGCTAAGTCTCTGAGCCAGAGGAATTTTGACGCTGACAAAT tTGCCAAAAGCATAAGCGCTCAGTCTGATGGAGATAAAGACTTGCAAGAAAACCGACAAAGAGTTCACGCTCTTGGAGAAGACACTGCTcaaatattaaagaaacaaGTTTATCACAACTATCAGCAGTTCATCGATACTGCAAAAGAAATCTCAT tcCTTGAAGGAGAAATGTTCCAATTAAATCACATTCTCACTGAACAGAAGAACTTAATGGACACAATGACAACTATATTTGCTTCTAAAGCTAAAG aTGACTCCTCGAAGGAAGATAGCAGCAAGAGAAAAGCTGAGGACAAAGCACTAGAACAGAAAAAGGCCATGTCTGCACTGCGTGATAAAATGGAAGGATGTGCC AACATCATAGACGCTCCAGGTCGTTACTTAGTTCATGATGGTGATGTTTCAGAACTCGACACGGATTCTTTTAATCAGATTTCAAAAATTCACCTTTTTCTATTCAATGATAG TCTTATGGTGACCACCTGGGTTGGAACAAGACGCGGCAATGCAGTTGcaggaaaatataaatatcaagtCCTAATACCAATTGACACACTTGCTATTGTTAATGCCAGGGATGTAGGAC CTGTGAAGAATGCTTTCAATGTTCTTGTGCTTCCGGAGTCTAGAATGTTTCAATGCGAAAACTCAAAGGAAAAG AGAGAATGGTTGGAAATCATGGATTCCACGAAACGTAAGCATCTGGCTGATAGAGAAAAACCACCAGAACCTGACACACCAACCACTCCTATGTCACCTACTAAGATCTTCAATC cttttatgGAAATGGATAAGGAGGACACGGGAAGTCCGGAAAAACGAAATGAAAAACTTCCGAAAGTGATTGTTGGTGACCCACATTTAAATGAGGAATGGATTGTTGAAATGCCAGAAGATCTGGATGTTTTTATTGCACAAAGAAACTTTGAACAAGCAGTGGAAGTTATATTGAAAA CCAAGGAATTTCTATCTGACATCAGAGATTGCCCTGCTAAAGTAGAAGTAGGAGAACAACTTCATAATCGAACCACACAATTGGTGGATGTGTTATCGCG TGAGTTAAAGTCGTCTCCCGATCGGAGTCTGCGAGGAGGCCCTCGTGTGGTGAGAAGACCGGTTGTTCTCCTTATTCGATTGCATGAAACATCCAAG GCTTGTAGTCTCTTTCTTTCAAACCGAAGCAGTGCAGTTACATTCGCAATCCGCCAACTAAGAACTGAGGGCTCCCTGTCCCTTTACATTAGCAAGTTGTGTAAAGTTTTCTTTAACAACCTGGAAGAAACAGCTCGAGAATTCAACCAAGCGTTCACGGATATAAAAGGCTGCTACTCGT ctTTTGTAGTTTGGAGTCGAAATGAACTAACTTCATTCGTCGATACATTTTCTCAACAAGTATTCGGTCGTAATGCTGATATTTCTGAGGTGGCTGAGTGTGTACAGAATGCACAATCTCACTGTGAGAGG CTCCACAACTTAGGTCTTGATCTCAGCTTCCTCCTAAACAACCTCCTTCTCCCTCACATCCAATCCTCGCTCCGGGATCACAAGCAGAAGATCATTGATGCAACAAAACTCAGAAACTCCGAAGAATTATGGCGACCAAGTAACCTTGGAACACCACAG GCAACTGAAAGATTAGTAGGCGAGATGTTGCAGCTTGGTTTAAAGTCATTTGTAGATTATTGCTACGACGGATGTTTCTCAAGACTTACTGGTTCCACTCTTGCTTTTACAAGAGCTATCCTGACACATGTAGACAGTGCTGTGAAG ATGATGTTACCTGACTTACAAAAGTCGATTGTTGAAGGAACAGCAgaggttgtgatgtcatacacaGAGTTCACGCTTGGTTGCGTACAGAGTGAAACTGAGAGACCTGATAAAGCAAAACTTATAAAAGAAAACGCAAAATTTGTGGCTGACTCTTTACTGCCACTTGTTGAAATGAAGatacag aaaaGGATCAAGCAATCTCCCCGCCAACTAAATGCATTGAGAAAGGAATTCGCAAGCAAAATATCTTCGAAATAA
- the LOC101242565 gene encoding bolA-like protein 3 produces the protein MITGIFVRSLFGDSKPLIPVLRQKYSCGTISFNNRLTIKPHTATKSSNLFINNSAKTRIRWFTADASPTNGEAKIEGILKVAFPNSESIQVKDISGGCGDMYEVHIVSSDFKGKRVVQQHKLVNEALKTEVQKMHGLRIFTSVPS, from the coding sequence ATGATCACTGGTATATTTGTTCGATCGCTGTTTGGCGATAGCAAGCCGCTTATTCCAGTTCTCCGCCAAAAATATTCTTGTGGGACGATATCATTTAACAACAGGTTAACAATCAAGCCACACACTGCAACAAAATCATCAAATTTGTTCATAAACAATTCTGCAAAGACCAGAATACGCTGGTTTACTGCTGATGCCAGTCCAACTAATGGTGAAGCCAAAATTGAAGGGATTTTAAAAGTTGCTTTTCCGAATTCAGAGTCCATTCAAGTGAAGGATATCTCAGGGGGTTGCGGAGATATGTACGAGGTTCATATCGTGTCTTCAGACTTTAAGGGTAAAAGGGTTGTGCAGCAGCATAAACTTGTAAATGAAGCACTTAAAACTGAAGTGCAGAAAATGCATGGACTAAGGATTTTTACCTCCGTTCCGAGctga
- the LOC100177022 gene encoding ATPase family AAA domain-containing protein 3-like, with the protein MDNSLLSRFFGGKGADLPDIKLDPADLPPPPTPPETSKDTKNKPGDKWSNFDPTGLERAARAAKELDHSANAKDALELARMQETTKQVEFQGKVKEYEMNLEHLKMDQIKMQGEERRKTLSQDAKIKKEQAEYQDLLARRRYDDQLKQQSLMNEDNLRRQEQSVEKQESMRRATLEHEMKLRRDNEMARAEAEAIARAKADRANKDIRREEIKLEAAEKRETVLESIKTAGTVLGDGAKAFLGDWDKITTAAFGLTLVAAGVYTSKNAIGVAARYIEARLGKPSLVRDTSRFTVLEMFKHPIITTRRLLSHPEDALKGVVLRPTLEERVRDIAIATRNTKRNKGVYRNILLHGPPGTGKTLFSKKLAMHSGMDFAIMTGGDVAPMGREGVTATHKMFDWANSSRRGLLLFVDEADAFLRKRATEKISEDLRATLNAFLYRTGDQSNKFMMVLASNQPEQLDWAINDRIDEIVEFSLPGSDERERLVRLYFDKYVLEPAMNTKQRLKLGDFDFSTKCSEIADKTEGMSGREISKLAVAWQAYGYASTDGTLTEEMIDERVNEAVAQHKLKMDWLKHHSGDPSIVGAPDTSDPLSPKSTDYASTTMSKN; encoded by the exons atggACAATTCTTTATTGAGCCGATTTTTCGGCGGAAAAGGAGCTGATCTTCCGGACATTAAACTTGATCCGGCAGATCTTCCTCCTCCCCCAACCCCTCCAGAAACATCCAAggacacaaaaaataaacctgGAGACAAATGGTCAAATTTTGACCCAACAGGTTTAGAAAGAGCGGCAAGAGCTGCTAAAGAATTAGACCATTCAG CCAATGCAAAAGATGCACTTGAGCTAGCACGAATGCAAGAGACGACCAAGCAAGTTGAGTTTCAGGGCAAAGTAAAG GAGTATGAAATGAACTTGGAGCATTTGAAAATGGATCAGATTAAAATGCAAGGggaagaaagaagaaaaactttatcacaagatgcaaagattaaaaaagaG cAAGCAGAGTACCAAGACCTGTTAGCTCGACGTAGATATGACGACCAACTTAAACAGCAATCCCTGATGAATGAAGATAATCTAAGAAGACAGGAACAGTCGGTTGAAAAACAAGAATCAATGAGAAGAG CCACCCTGGAGCATGAAATGAAGTTACGACGAGATAATGAAATGGCTCGTGCTGAGGCAGAAGCTATTGCTCGTGCAAAAGCTGATCGTGCAAATAAAGATATTCGACGTGAAGAAATCAAGTTAGAAGCGGCAGAAAAAAGAGAAACTGTCTTGGAATCAATCAA GACAGCTGGAACTGTTTTAGGTGACGGTGCTAAAGCTTTTCTTGGAGATTGGGACAAAATCACAACTGCT GCCTTTGGTTTAACTCTCGTTGCTGCTGGAGTCTACACTTCTAAAAATGCGATTGGAGTTGCCGCTCGTTATATTGAAGCGAGACTCGGAAAACCTTCGCTTGTCCGTGACACAAGCCGATTCACCGTGcttgaaatgtttaaacatcCGATTATTACAACGCGGAGATTACTTAGTCATCCTGAAGATGCATTGAAAGGAGTCGTGCTAAGA CCCACCTTAGAGGAGCGTGTTAGAGACATCGCCATAGCGACCCGAAACACCAAACGAAACAAAGGTGTATATCGTAACATTTTGTTACATGGACCACCTGGTACAGGGAAGACCTTGTTTTCTAAA AAACTTGCCATGCATTCTGGTATGGACTTTGCAATCATGACAGGGGGTGATGTGGCTCCGATGGGTCGTGAGGGGGTCACAGCCACCCATAAAATGTTTGATTGGGCAAACAGCAGCAGGAGAgg TTTGCTCCTTTTTGTTGACGAAGCCGATGCATTTTTACGGAAACGAGCAACT GAAAAAATCAGCGAAGATTTGAGAGCAACTTTAAATGCATTCCTCTACAGGACTGGAGACCAATCAAATAA attcATGATGGTATTAGCAAGTAACCAACCTGAACAGTTAGATTGGGCAATAAATGATCGAATTGATGAAATTGTGGAATTTTCATTGCCag GTTCTGATGAAAGAGAACGTCTGGTGCGactttattttgataaatatgTTCTTGAACCTGCTATGAACACTAAACA GCGTCTAAAACTCGGTGATTTCGACTTCAGCACTAAGTGCTCTGAGATCGCAGATAAAACTGAAGGAATGTCGGGTCGTGAGATTTCAAAACTTGCTGTGGCGTGGCAG GCATACGGATATGCCTCCACAGATGGCACGTTGACTGAAGAAATGATTGACGAGAGAGTTAACGAAGCAGTGGCACAACATAAGCTTAAAATGGACTGGCTCAAGCACCATTCTGGTGACCCTTCCATTGTCGGCGCACCAGATACATCAGACCCATTGTCACCAAAAAGCACGGACTATGCCTCTACAACTAtgtcaaaaaattaa
- the LOC100187208 gene encoding OTU domain-containing protein 5, whose protein sequence is MTILPKKKVTKDKIQNDKTQGSHEHLSTQHHSQHSESVSSRARHETSQIRSTAHSSGQLDDRQHRTRPRHPPEFQVLASTENQASPLGPAYDTSVVDGATGVACGLVDPALQLHARVTQASSDISDVPPVVLNVPVPGESSVIERPAVVKRRHGRQSPHSIPYSRTGKNSRGSPTTPDNAGSSGMLAPASKHHGAMRRHHSVQDDRRPISPPVNVGLGNAARSTRRRQRSRAEGKEDKVEHNSDDEYDAARLRRLHQGVNFEELETKFAQALKEVRGFVIKETVEDGACLFRAVAEQVYGDQNMHDEVRRNCMDYMTKNSDFFSHYVTEDFVAYVTRKRLPHTHGNHLEMQAMAEMYNRNIHVYQYSTEPINTFQSSNITGNEPIRVSYHRNSHYNSVINPYKASVGVGLGLPSFHPGLADRKLLDSAQRASEQELLERQMLEDKFLATDWENTEDEMVREVAHSSLVQYLQHQEAMARAKKNTTDNSTEATEPTCSQEATSSQSATASALPNTEMAIKESNAAEDSSLAPSTSQASFPIFSNTGYSDWVDQSDESAVLAQVMAQSQREYYEALTKPGTSSTATCSKYPTYH, encoded by the exons ATGACTATTCTGCCCAAAAAGAAGGTTACTAaagataaaatacaaaatgataAGACACAAGGCAGCCATGAGCACCTATCAACACAACATCATTCA CAACACAGCGAAAGTGTAAGCAGTCGTGCCCGCCATGAAACTTCACAAATTCGATCTACAGCGCACTCAAGTGGCCAGTTGGATGACAGACAACATAGAACGAGACCACGTCATCCACCTGAATTTCAAGTGCTGGCAAGTACTGAAAACCAAGCCTCTCCCCTTGGCCCAGCATATGACACTTCTGTGGTTGATGGAGCCACTGGTGTAGCATGTGGATTAGTCGACCCTGCTTTGCAATTGCATGCGCGAGTAACACAAGCAAGCAGTGACATTTCAGATGTACCACCGGTCGTACTAAATGTCCCAGTTCCAGGCGAATCCAGTGTTATAGAAAGACCTGCGGTGGTAAAACGCAGACACGGTCGTCAGTCCCCACATTCTATACCATACTCTAGAACTGGTAAAAATTCTCGCGGCTCCCCCACCACACCAGATAATGCTGGCAGCAGCGGCATGCTGGCACCGGCTTCTAAACACCACGGAGCCATGAGGAGACACCACAGTGTACAGGACGACCGGCGACCGATTTCACCGCCTGTAAATGTGGGACTAGGCAATGCTGCAAGATCTACACGACGTAGACAAAGATCTCGTGCTGAAGGGAAAGAAGACAAAGTAGAACATAACTCTGATGACGAGTATGATGCTGCAAGACTAAGAAGGCTGCATCAAGGAGTCAATTTTGAAGAG CTTGAGACTAAATTTGCTCAAGCCCTAAAAGAAGTTCGAGGTTTCGTTATCAAGGAAACTGTAGAGGATGGTGCTTGCTTGTTTCGTGCTGTTG CTGAGCAAGTGTATGGAGATCAGAACATGCATGATGAAGTCAGAAGAAACTGCATGGATTACATG ACGAAGAATTCTGATTTCTTTTCCCACTACGTCACTGAGGATTTTGTTGCAtatgtaactcgtaagcgattGCCCCACACACATGGCAACCACCTTGAGATGCAGGCAATGGCTGAAATGTACAACCGAAATATCCATGTTTATCAGTACAGCACTG AGCCAATCAACACATTCCAATCATCAAATATAACTGGTAATGAGCCGATAAGAGTTAGCTACCACAGAAACTCCCATTACAACTCAGTCATCAATCCTTACAAAGCAAGTGTGGGAGTTGGACTTGGACTACCATCCTTTCACCCTGGG TTGGCGGATCGTAAACTGCTTGACAGTGCACAGAGGGCATCGGAGCAAGAGCTCTTGGAGAGGCAGATGTTGGAGGACAAGTTTCTCGCTACGGACTGGGAGAACACGGAGGACGAGATGGTTAGAGAGGTCGCTCACTCTTCGCTCGTACAATACCTTCAACACCAGGAGGCGATGGCAAGAgcaaaaaag AACACTACGGATAATTCAACTGAGGCAACAGAACCAACTTGTTCACAAGAAGCCACAAGTTCACAGTCTGCCACTGCTTCTGCACTTCCCAATACAGAAATGGCTATTAAAGAG TCAAACGCTGCCGAAGACTCTAGTCTCGCACCAAGCACATCACAAGCCAGCTTCCCAATCTTCAGTAATACTG GTTACTCTGACTGGGTCGACCAGTCTGATGAAAGTGCAGTCCTTGCACAAGTTATGGCTCAATCACAGCGTGAATATTACGAAGCGCTTACGAAGCCAGGTACCTCTTCTACAGCTACCTGCAGCAAGTACCCTACATACCACTAA
- the LOC100187258 gene encoding CCA tRNA nucleotidyltransferase 1, mitochondrial, giving the protein MESRRVLFFTASFVKRLISSNLFTLSAKRTVYPLVHRLGANLNTKVQIHEIPSKLERLHVGMGDVPQLSENATKPVIIKLQSPLFTNLFTDEFRFVQHLFEKENHELRFCGGAVRDLLLGKAPHDLDLATTATPTEMIEMFRKNDVRLICENGWSHGTVTCRVEEQNFEITTLRIDRVTDGRRALVEYTKDWYLDASRRDLTCNSLFLTMSGNVIDYFNGISDVKDKKVRFVGDPALRIQEDYLRILRYFRFFGRLKEEPAIPDESTLQEITKYGSGLGGVAGERKWVEFTMILNGRLLVLIMKMMYRCGILKQLGLPEQVDLEEFENVYNRSKHFSPNHMTLLTSILKDKTDLDHFMSVIKCSRYEYNVAKFIIEHRALYRPDKDMISVYVDLLVDSYKQDKNLVNVFMELMKYIGQADIMDYFTHFNIPTFPLKGGILKERFGMKGKPVGIAINFAFQKWKESRYKLDSEALLQLIENNRSDFVKK; this is encoded by the coding sequence ATGGAAAGTAGACGAGTACTCTTCTTTACTgcaagttttgtaaaaagatTAATTTCTTCAAACCTTTTTACATTATCAGCCAAACGTACTGTGTATCCTTTAGTTCACAGACTCGGTGCAAATTTAAATACGAAAGTGCAAATACATGAAATACCTTCTAAGTTAGAAAGGTTACATGTTGGCATGGGGGATGTGCCACAACTGTCAGAAAATGCAACCAAACCTGTGATAATTAAACTACAGAGTCCACtgtttacaaatttgtttactGACGAGTTTCGATTTGTGCAGCACCTTTTTGAGAAAGAAAATCATGAGCTTCGCTTTTGTGGGGGTGCAGTTCGGGACCTTTTGTTGGGTAAAGCACCACATGACCTTGATTTAGCTACCACTGCCACCCCTACAGAAATGATTGAAATGTTCAGGAAAAACGATGTACGGCTTATTTGTGAAAACGGCTGGTCCCATGGTACAGTGACTTGCAGGGTTGAAGAACAAAATTTTGAGATCACGACTTTAAGAATTGATCGAGTGACTGATGGCAGGCGTGCTTTGGTGGAATACACCAAGGATTGGTACCTAGATGCCTCGAGAAGAGACTTGACTTGTAATTCGTTGTTTCTGACTATGAGTGGTAATgttattgattattttaatgGAATTTCCGATgtaaaagacaaaaaagttCGTTTTGTTGGTGACCCAGCTTTAAGGATACAGGAAGACTATTTAAGGATTCTTagatattttagatttttcgGCCGTTTGAAAGAAGAACCTGCAATACCAGATGAAAGCACATTACAAGAAATCACTAAGTATGGCAGTGGTCTCGGTGGGGTGGCTGGGGAGCGAAAATGGGTTGAATTTACCATGATACTCAATGGGAGGCTCTTGGTATTAATTATGAAGATGATGTACAGATGCGGGATATTGAAACAGCTGGGTCTTCCGGAGCAAGTTGATCTGGAGGAGTTTGAAAACGTCTACAACAGATCGAAACACTTTTCTCCCAACCATATGACACTTTTGACTTCCATTTTGAAAGATAAAACTGATTTAGATCATTTTATGTCCGTGATCAAATGCTCTAGGTATGAATACAATGTTGCAAAGTTTATTATTGAACACCGGGCCCTGTACAGACCTGATAAAGACATGATATCTGTGTATGTAGATTTACTAGTAGACAGCTACAAACAAGATAAAAATCTGGTCAACGTTTTCATGGAGCTTATGAAGTACATTGGTCAAGCGGATATTATGgattattttacacattttaatataCCCACTTTTCCTTTAAAAGGCGGCATTTTAAAAGAAAGGTTTGGAATGAAAGGAAAGCCCGTCGGAATCGCAATAAATTTTGCTTTTCAGAAATGGAAAGAAAGCAGATACAAATTAGATTCTGAAGCTTTGCTACAACTTATTGAAAACAATAGATCTgattttgtcaaaaaataa
- the LOC101242590 gene encoding NADH dehydrogenase [ubiquinone] 1 alpha subcomplex subunit 13-like: protein MSFSRSVVKMSAGWKNIKYRQDMPPPGGYGAVPYKRNLPVRGLGGFALFGLGIGLSAIGVKMLWERKVLEEFTNQESHQAELVYYPLLQAEKDRTELRLHKEKIESEALNIVGTGFDPTYEPGMGNVYHTPVYEPPLMESLSPFWQSIRLWYQPPNIEKLGP from the coding sequence ATGTCTTTTAGCAGAAGTGTGGTTAAGATGTCTGCCGGGTGGAAAAATATCAAGTACAGACAGGACATGCCTCCTCCTGGAGGTTATGGCGCTGTGCCATACAAAAGAAACTTGCCTGTGCGAGGGCTAGGTGGTTTTGCACTGTTTGGCTTAGGAATCGGCCTATCGGCAATTGGAGTCAAAATGCTGTGGGAAAGGAAAGTTCTAGAAGAATTTACGAACCAAGAAAGTCACCAAGCGGAGTTGGTCTACTATCCTCTTCTTCAAGCTGAAAAGGATCGCACTGAGCTCCGGCTCCATAAAGAGAAGATTGAATCCGAGGCTCTGAACATTGTGGGGACAGGGTTTGACCCAACATATGAACCAGGAATGGGTAATGTTTATCACACCCCAGTGTATGAACCTCCTCTCATGGAATCGCTCTCTCCATTCTGGCAGTCTATTAGACTATGGTATCAGCCACCAAACATTGAGAAGCTAGGACCTTAA